In Anguilla rostrata isolate EN2019 chromosome 1, ASM1855537v3, whole genome shotgun sequence, a genomic segment contains:
- the gpx2 gene encoding glutathione peroxidase 2 yields the protein MAFVAKTFYDLRATTLEGESVDFNIYRGRVVLIENVASLUGTTTRDYSQLNQLQEKYPHRLVVLGFPCNQFGYQENCSNGEILKSLKYVRPGEGFQPIFTMFEKCDVNGENTHPVFTYLKDKLPYPYDDPTTLIQDPKFLVWSPINRNDISWNFEKFLIAPEGEPFKRYSKKFLTIDIEPDIQRLLKLTKT from the exons ATGGCCTTCGTAGCAAAGACCTTCTACGATCTCCGTGCGACGACGCTGGAGGGAGAGTCCGTGGATTTTAATATATACAGAGGACGGGTGGTATTGATAGAGAATGTGGCCTCACTTTGAGGGACAACCACGAGGGACTACAGTCAGCTCAACCAGCTACAGGAAAAATATCCCCATCGATTGGTTGTCCTCGGTTTCCCCTGCAATCAGTTCGGCTACCAG gaaaatTGTTCCAATGGAGAAATCCTGAAATCTCTGAAATACGTGCGCCCAGGAGAAGGGTTCCAGCCTATCTTCACCATGTTCGAAAAATGCGATGTGAACGGAGAGAACACACACCCAGTTTTCACCTACTTGAAAGATAAACTACCATATCCCTACGACGACCCGACCACTCTCATTCAAGATCCTAAATTCCTTGTCTGGAGCCCTATCAACCGGAACGACATCTCCTGGAATTTTGAAAAGTTTCTCATTGCGCCAGAGGGGGAACCTTTCAAACGGTACAGCAAAAAATTTCTAACTATTGACATTGAGCCCGATATCCAACGACTGCTGAAGCTAACTAAAACCTAA
- the LOC135241758 gene encoding protein kinase C delta type-like isoform X1: MLAEFKESGQYFAIKSLKKGNILANDHIHFLMAEKRVLKLTADCPFLAHLYFTFQTKDNLFFVMEYINGGDLFFHVEEKGRFDLVSTQFYAAEMTCGLQFLHRNGVIYRDLKLENVMLDRDGHIKIVDFGLSKDNMFGNDRTKSFCGSEHYVAPEIFQGQQYFSPVDWWSFGVLLFEMLSGVSPFHGADKEELYTSVCMDIPQYPTWINQESKDIMEKLLEKDPNRRLGTFGNIREHAFFESIDWSRLERREVEPPFKPKLVNRNDCSYFDKEFLNETPKMSRGDSRYTGPMDQSAFADFSFINPMFCSTY; the protein is encoded by the exons ATGCTGGCAGAATTTAAAGAAAGTGGACAGTACTTTGCAATCAAATCCCTGAAAAAAGGCAATATCCTGGCTAATGATCACATACATTTCCTCATGGCTGAAAAGAGAGTGCTGAAATTAACCGCAGATTGCCCTTTCCTCGCccatttgtattttacattcCAAACAAAG GATAACTTATTCTTTGTGATGGAATACATTAATGGGGGAGACCTGTTTTTCCACGTAGAAGAGAAGGGACGCTTTGACCTAGTCAGCACACA aTTTTATGCCGCAGAGATGACATGTGGGCTTCAATTTCTCCACAGAAATGGAGTCATATACCG AGATCTGAAACTGGAAAATGTCATGTTGGATCGAGATGGGCATATCAAAATTGTGGACTTTGGGCTAAGCAAAGACAACATGTTTGGCAATGATCGTACCAAAAGCTTCTGTGGGTCGGAGCATTATGTTGCACCAGAG ATATTCCAGGGACAACAATACTTTTCCCCTGTGGACTGGTGGTCATTTGGCGTCCTGCTTTTTGAAATGTTGAGTGGTGTGAGTCCCTTTCATGGAGCTGATAAAGAGGAGCTCTACACGTCTGTCTGCATGGACATTCCTCAATATCCCACCTGGATCAACCAGGAGTCAAAGGACATTATGGAAAAG CTATTGGAGAAAGACCCCAACCGCAGGCTGGGCACATTCGGGAACATTAGGGAACACGCCTTCTTTGAGTCCATAGATTGGTCTAGGCTTGAAAGAAGAGAGGTGGAACCCCCATTCAAGCCTAAATTG GTGAATCGCAATGACTGCAGCTATTTTGACAAGGAGTTCCTGAATGAGACACCAAAGATGTCCCGAGGCGACAGCAGATACACGGGCCCCATGGACCAGTCTGCATTTGCAGACTTCTCATTCATTAATCCAATGTTTTGCAGCACATATTGA
- the LOC135241758 gene encoding protein kinase C delta type-like isoform X2, which yields MEYINGGDLFFHVEEKGRFDLVSTQFYAAEMTCGLQFLHRNGVIYRDLKLENVMLDRDGHIKIVDFGLSKDNMFGNDRTKSFCGSEHYVAPEIFQGQQYFSPVDWWSFGVLLFEMLSGVSPFHGADKEELYTSVCMDIPQYPTWINQESKDIMEKLLEKDPNRRLGTFGNIREHAFFESIDWSRLERREVEPPFKPKLVNRNDCSYFDKEFLNETPKMSRGDSRYTGPMDQSAFADFSFINPMFCSTY from the exons ATGGAATACATTAATGGGGGAGACCTGTTTTTCCACGTAGAAGAGAAGGGACGCTTTGACCTAGTCAGCACACA aTTTTATGCCGCAGAGATGACATGTGGGCTTCAATTTCTCCACAGAAATGGAGTCATATACCG AGATCTGAAACTGGAAAATGTCATGTTGGATCGAGATGGGCATATCAAAATTGTGGACTTTGGGCTAAGCAAAGACAACATGTTTGGCAATGATCGTACCAAAAGCTTCTGTGGGTCGGAGCATTATGTTGCACCAGAG ATATTCCAGGGACAACAATACTTTTCCCCTGTGGACTGGTGGTCATTTGGCGTCCTGCTTTTTGAAATGTTGAGTGGTGTGAGTCCCTTTCATGGAGCTGATAAAGAGGAGCTCTACACGTCTGTCTGCATGGACATTCCTCAATATCCCACCTGGATCAACCAGGAGTCAAAGGACATTATGGAAAAG CTATTGGAGAAAGACCCCAACCGCAGGCTGGGCACATTCGGGAACATTAGGGAACACGCCTTCTTTGAGTCCATAGATTGGTCTAGGCTTGAAAGAAGAGAGGTGGAACCCCCATTCAAGCCTAAATTG GTGAATCGCAATGACTGCAGCTATTTTGACAAGGAGTTCCTGAATGAGACACCAAAGATGTCCCGAGGCGACAGCAGATACACGGGCCCCATGGACCAGTCTGCATTTGCAGACTTCTCATTCATTAATCCAATGTTTTGCAGCACATATTGA